One Dunckerocampus dactyliophorus isolate RoL2022-P2 chromosome 18, RoL_Ddac_1.1, whole genome shotgun sequence genomic region harbors:
- the LOC129171582 gene encoding trinucleotide repeat-containing gene 6A protein-like isoform X2, with protein MAPIRDSVSHSPNQTGLEHPGLDSQYEPSPWSSGSPCSSDGNSNWGKVLVDGSTDKANNPSSTHSSVWPPSSSSFSCSSSSSSSGCGSGSDPELASECMDADSSPSTGSEKNFVAIAVTTGMMSANASSSASSPTFTPSSAMIVGVSLNGDGNGNGRQVNGGLGTICGANNGNSNITGPPHLSVAGSGSIDSNNMGNHNKLVNNSSVWGTQPGNTVMTSSGSTTYMNGDSTPNTIHPHANHGAWSQNPTPSPLSQAQRPPQPQGMNSKLGLAPQQGPLLGWGGMAAPDNGSMMEDTEVNNGTSSSNVLGSSNSGNGGLQSANLITESNGPNNTITMNTTTTTTNATMTSSPPNSIASPQMSGECSWGSIGGGSGGLLPNGNTSSAPQCLQGETGGPGTFSTPWDASTYSGDKGPPNSDTVNPQTPALRQAGNSQMSSTAAFKSNNNHHNTGAPRWDQGPAGNPNQWGGGVGSNQIPGSIGPMPGTVNQTAMGSGLGVPRPWGSSASSSSSSSSTSNKMSTAEWGTTHGGNHSDAESHKGSTANNGWKSLEDDAMGMGAGGPGSASLAGVTGGWGRSGGSEGSGESSGGQSSSDREGSLSKGGNRRKANNATPFASVPSRTDVDPRVLSNTGWGQTPIRQNTAWDVNPPTNNQPLAPRADERKHSSGWGTAVPTQAAPTQTSGGSGWGSGPGCTSSDTGSTGWGDQRSTSGWDNKGPASGGGWDDGSSYKGSNNISKDDRSNTWTNAPKPQQSWASNSGNGDEGWCTGGDGARAGSNNHWGDAHKGAGSVGWDSDSDRSGSGCWSEPGRTNTSSSNTWGGSGGSNTPDQSTPNPGSNWGDSVHKSNLQNKSQGWGEPVKNQQGVQNWGDANSKPSHTSNEWGKGPDSNMSRGNNKPTGWLGGPIPTVGQKDEAATGWEEPSPESIRRRMEIDDGTAAWGDPGKYNGGAVNMWNRTSQSDQDGMSSSSQHQSHPSHSSTHPSQPMQPHGQDKSGSSGWGEPYPQQKESSTWGEPTSAPPVTVDNGTSAWGKPVDSNSGWEEPTRDNREPASGWGGRHKSVGLGSKPMETWCGEDVSMSNSWDQEEEVEIGMWTNNPQDNRSHDHNTWNYKHRGSNKMNKPVNKADEPWMKPFMNHFSNMSFSRDSDDCMKTGVGMVQDKRMDTMGDFNGVMGKNLGSQHQLPKESTMDRSSYYDKLSVTLSASDEHCSSQSMSISPSNSAQPMPCPDSGPSLAHSSPGVSRQNVNPMLGGSSLAQGRGGLHSQLPHPNYRNQVPPPILPPQVPPSLLKYSGGNGALNPLLGPQQVAVLNQLSQLNQLSQLNQLSQLNQLQRLLLQQQQQQQQKAQSQRVMPVGRPPEQTRPIGSSPSMMQPPRHLDPSLLKQSPALKPYLENYLPHNSPDMQKDASTLGSFSNFPLSLNSNLNVSLDMGVGTNAGGALGYKEPPQSRLKKLWVADPLEQNSKSGAISSGMRLEDSFYDFLSPGPSPLSPAGQSMGSVGDGWPSRANSPPPHGNTVTWPQEFRPGEPWKVYPNIDPETDPYVTPGSVINNLSINTVRDTDHLRDRNNGPSSSLNTTMPSNSAWSSIRASSHSGSLTSTAQSTSARPSESKWSPGGGSVSNSSLAHELWKVPLSPKSLSVAAPSRPPPGLTSQKPSAASSGWDGSALRLGGWGSSDSTYAPGSSWGDSSSSGRTQWLVLKNLTPQIDGSTLRTLCMQHGPLITFHLNLPHGNAVVCYSSKDEAAKAQKSLHMCVLGNTTILAKFASEEEINRFFAQGQSLATPSSGWQAIGSSQSRMDQSHPFPSRAAEPSQWNSSDLHSSSLWGGPNYSSSLWGNPSGTEAGRISSPSPITSFLPVDHLTGSGDSM; from the exons ATGGCTCCCATTCGGGATTCCGTCAGCCATTCCCCTAATCAAACAG GTCTGGAACATCCTGGCTTGGACTCACAGTATGAGCCCTCTCCCTGGTCTTCTGGCTCTCCCTGCAGTAGTGACGGCAACAGCAACTGGGGAAAAGTGCTAGTGGACGGAAGCACAGACAAAGCCAACAACCCCTCCTCGACTCATTCGTCTGTCTGGCccccttcctcttcttccttctcttgttcctcctcctcttcctcttctggcTGTGGGTCAGGATCAGACCCCGAGTTGGCGTCAGAATGCATGGACGCGGACTCTAGCCCCTCGACTGGCTCAGAGAAAAACTTTGTCGCGATCGCTGTGACGACTGGGATGATGTCAGCAAATGCGTCATCCTCGGCGTCTTCTCCGACATTCACTCCCTCCTCTGCCATGATCGTTGGTGTTTCACTGAATGGAGACGGAAATGGCAATGGTCGTCAGGTTAATGGAGGACTTGGAACAATCTGCGGTGCAAATAACGGAAATAGCAACATTACTGGACCCCCGCACTTGTCTGTGGCTGGGTCCGGCAGTATTGACAGCAATAACATGGGTAACCACAACAAGCTTGTTAATAACAGCAGCGTTTGGGGCACCCAGCCAGGCAACACCGTAATGACTTCCAGCGGAAGCACCACCTACATGAATGGAGACTCGACTCCAAATACCATACACCCACATGCCAACCACGGTGCCTGGTCACAGAATCCAACCCCAAGCCCGTTGTCCCAGGCCCAACGGCCTCCACAGCCTCAGGGGATGAATTCAAAACTGGGTCTCGCACCCCAACAGGGCCCCTTGCTGGGATGGGGTGGTATGGCAGCTCCAGACAACGGCAGTATGATGGAAGACACAGAGGTGAATAATGGTACATCAAGCAGCAATGTGTTAGGAAGCAGCAACAGTGGAAATGGTGGCCTGCAGTCTGCCAACCTTATCACTGAATCAAATGGACCAAATAACACTATAACGatgaatactactactactactactaacgcAACAATGACCTCTAGCCCACCAAACTCTATCGCCTCACCCCAGATGAGCGGGGAATGTTCCTGGGGTTCCATTGGAGGAGGGAGTGGTGGTCTGCTGCCCAATGGAAACACTTCATCAGCCCCCCAGTGTCTCCAAGGAGAGACAGGGGGCCCTGGAACCTTCAGTACGCCTTGGGATGCATCTACCTATTCTGGAGATAAGGGTCCCCCAAATTCAGACACTGTGAACCCACAAACCCCTGCCTTAAGGCAGGCGGGGAACTCCCAAATGTCCTCTACTGCTGCTTTTAAGAGTAATAATAACCACCATAACACTGGCGCACCACGCTGGGATCAGGGGCCAGCTGGTAACCCAAATCAGTGGGGTGGGGGCGTCGGTTCAAATCAAATACCAGGCTCTATAGGACCGATGCCAGGAACTGTCAACCAAACTGCAATGGGCTCTGGTTTAGGAGTACCTCGCCCTTGGGGAAGCAGTgcatcttcttcctcctcttcctcgtctacATCTAACAAGATGTCCACTGCAGAGTGGGGAACAACCCATGGCGGCAACCACTCGGACGCTGAAAGTCATAAAGGAAGCACTGCTAACAACGGCTGGAAAAGCCTGGAGGATGATGCCATGGGCATGGGCGCTGGAGGACCTGGAAGTGCAAGCCTGGCAGGCGTAACAGGAGGCTGGGGTCGCTCTGGAGGAAGTGAGGGAAGCGGTGAGAGCTCTGGAGGCCAGTCCAGCTCGGATAGAGAGGGCAGTCTGTCCAAGGGAGGGAACCGAAGAAAAGCCAACAATGCAACACCATTCGCATCCGTTCCGAGTCGAACCGATGTGGATCCAAGGGTCCTGTCGAACACCGGATGGGGACAAACACCCATACGACAGAACACCGCCTGGGATGTCAATCCTCCTACCAACAATCAGCCGCTGGCTCCCAGAGCAGATGAAAGAAAGCATAGCTCTGGCTGGGGAACAGCAGTACCAacacaggcagctcccacccaGACCTCTGGAGGTTCAGGATGGGGAAGCGGTCCAGGTTGCACAAGCTCAGATACAGGAAGCACTGGTTGGGGGGATCAGAGATCAACTTCTGGGTGGGACAACAAGGGCCCAGCGAGTGGAGGTGGCTGGGATGATGGATCCAGTTACAAAGGGagcaacaacatcagcaaagatGACAG ATCCAATACTTGGACTAATGCGCCCAAACCACAGCAGAGCTGGGCCTCCAATAGTGGAAATGGAGATGAAGGCTGGTGCACTGGAGGAGATGGTGCCAGAGCAGGTTCTAACAACCACTGGGGAGATGCCCACAAAGGGGCCGGTTCAGTAGGCTGGGATAGCGACAGTGACCGCTCTGGTTCTGGATGCTGGAGCGAGCCAGGTcggaccaacaccagcagcagTAACACCTGGGGAGGAAGCGGAGGATCAAATACTCCAGACCAGAGCACTCCAAACCCTGGCTCTAATTGGGGCGACTCTGTCCACAAATccaaccttcaaaataagagccagGGTTGGGGGGAGCCAGTGAAGAACCAGCAGGGTGTCCAGAACTGGGGAGACGCCAATTCGAAGCCCTCTCATACTTCCAACGAGTGGGGGAAAGGTCCAGACTCCAACATGTCACGGGGCAACAACAAGCCTACAG GCTGGTTGGGTGGTCCCATCCCCACAGTGGGTCAAAAGGATGAAGCAGCAACTGGCTGGGAGGAGCCTTCTCCAGAGTCCATTCGTCGAAGGATGGAGATTGATGATGGAACTGCAGCTTGGGGAGATCCTG GTAAATACAATGGGGGAGCTGTGAACATGTGGAACAGAACTAGCCAGTCAGACCAGGACGGCATGAGTTCATCATCTCAACACCAATCTCACCCATCACATAGCTCGACACATCCTTCTCAGCCCATGCAGCCTCATGGCCAAGACAAAAGTGGCAGTTCTG GTTGGGGCGAGCCTTATCCGCAGCAGAAGGAGTCCTCAACATGGGGGGAACCCACTTCTGCGCCGCCTGTTACAGTGGACAATGGAACATCTGCCTGGGGGAAGCCAGTGGACAGTAACTCTGGCTGGGAGGAACCCACCCGGGATAACAGAGAACCTGCATCTGGATGGGGAGGGCGCCATAAGTCTG TAGGTCTTGGTTCCAAGCCAATGGAGACCTGGTGTGGCGAGGATGTGTCTATGAGTAACAGTTGGGACCAGGAAGAGGAAGTAGAGATTGGCATGTGGACCAACAACCCACAGGACAACAGGTCACATGACCACAACACCTGGAACTACAAGCATAGAGGATCCAACAAG ATGAATAAACCAGTCAACAAAGCAGATGAGCCGTGGATGAAACCCTTCATGAATCACTTCAGCAACATGAGCTTTTCT CGGGACTCTGATGATTGCATGAAAACTGGCGTGGGAATGGTGCAGGATAAGCGCATGGACACCATGGGAGATTTTAATGGAGTAATGGGGAAGAACCTTGGGTCTCAACACCAGCTCCCCAAAGAGTCCACCATGGATCGCAGCTCTTATTACGACAAG CTGTCTGTCACCCTCTCAGCTTCTGATGAGCACTGCTCCAGTCAAAGCATGAGCATTTCACCTTCCAATTCCGCTCAGCCTATGCCATGTCCCGACTCTGGGCCGTCTCTTGCCCACTCTAGTCCTGGTGTTTCTCGGCAG AATGTAAACCCAATGTTGGGTGGCAGCAGCTTAGCACAAGGCCGTGGTGGACTGCACTCTCAGCTCCCTCATCCTAACTACCGTAACCAAGTGCCTCCTCCCATTCTACCCCCTCAG GTCCCTCCATCCCTGTTGAAATACTCAGGAGGCAATGGAGCCCTCAACCCTCTGCTAGGCCCTCAGCAGGTCGCTGTGCTTAACCAGCTCTCTCAGCTCAACCAGTTGTCTCAGCTCAACCAGCTGTCCCAGCTCAACCAGCTACAG CGTCTTctcctccagcagcagcagcagcaacaacagaaggCTCAGAGCCAGAGAGTCATGCCTGTGGGACGACCACCTGAGCag ACACGTCCTATTGGTTCATCTCCATCGATGATGCAGCCACCACGTCATCTAGACCCTTCTTTGCTGAAACAGTCCCCAGCCCTGAAACCATACCTGGAGAACTACTTGCCCCACAATAGCCCTGACATGCAGAAGGATGCTTCCACTCTTGGCTCCTTCAGCAACTTCCCTTTAA GCTTGAACTCTAACCTGAATGTATCCCTGGACATGGGTGTTGGTACTAATGCTGGCGGAGCTTTAGGCTACAAAGAGCCACCCCAGTCCAGACTGAAGAAACTGTGGGTTGCTGATCCTCTGGAGCAGAACAGCAAATCTG GTGCTATTTCGTCAGGGATGCGTCTGGAGGACTCCTTTTATGACTTCCTGTCCCCTGGCCCATCCCCCTTGAGTCCTGCCGGCCAATCAATGGGCTCAGTGGGAGATGGCTGGCCGTCCCGTGCCAACTCCCCCCCGCCCCATGGAAACACCGTCACCTGGCCCCAGG AGTTCCGACCTGGCGAACCTTGGAAAGTTTACCCCAACATTGACCCTGAGACTGACCCTTATGTGACTCCTGGTAGTGTCATCAATAACCTCTCCATCAACACCGTCCGTGACACAGACCACCTCAGGGACAGGAACAATG GGCCATCCTCATCACTAAACACCACGATGCCTTCTAACAGTGCCTGGTCATCCATTCGTGCCTCCAGCCACAGCGGTTCCCTCACCAGTACAGCACAAAGCACTTCAG CCAGACCCAGTGAGTCAAAGTGGTCTCCCGGTGGTGGTTCTGTGTCTAACTCCTCTCTGGCCCACGAGCTGTGGAAGGTCCCCCTGTCTCCCAAGTCGCTGTCTGTGGCGGCCCCCTCCAGACCTCCGCCTGGCCTCACCAGTCAGAAGCCCAGCGCTGCCTCCTCTGGCTGGGATGGCTCCGCCCTGaggctcggtgggtggggctcCAGTGACTCCACCTACGCACCTG GTTCCAGTTGGGGCGACAGCAGCAGCTCAGGGAGAACTCAATGGCTCGTTCTGAAAAACCTCACACCTCAG ATTGACGGCTCTACTCTGAGGACTCTGTGTATGCAGCACGGCCCTCTGATCACATTCCACCTCAACCTGCCACATGGTAACGCTGTGGTGTGCTACAGCTCCAAGGATGAGGCAGCCAAGGCCCAAAAGAGCCTGCACAT gtgtgttttggggAACACTACTATCCTGGCCAAGTtcgccagcgaggaggaaatcAACCGTTTCTTTGCACAAGGGCAGTCATTGGCCACTCCCTCCTCGGGCTGGCAGGCCATTGGCTCCTCCCAGAGCAGGATGGATCAGTCCCACCCTTTTCCCAGCCGTGCTGCTGAACCCAGCCAATGGAACAGCAGCGACCTTCACAGCTCCTCCCTGTGGGGCGGGCCCAACTATTCCAGTAGCCTGTGGGGGAACCCCAGTGGCACCGAGGCAGGGAGAATCAGCAGCCCTTCTCCAATCACTTCCTTCCTCCCGGTGGATCACCTGACAGGCAGCGGAGACTCCATGTGA